One stretch of Priestia megaterium DNA includes these proteins:
- a CDS encoding YsnF/AvaK domain-containing protein, whose translation MGTKKRVAGIFHSEQEAIHAIKGLKHQGYRETDILVVAKDSTNTLQLGAETNVMIEAGTPAVSSLAGVMMDSFLTMMTGGMISTTQAGGLTSKLVRMGIQNFTAKQCEMDVKEGKLLVLIDVDETQIIPSYTTTVRESPYETEEHRSVQLREEQLNVRKERVQTGEIQLRKEIVEELRTIQVPVMREEVYVERRPVIDGQYDGSPLTENEIIRIPIMEERVEITKRPVVVEEVIIGKRKIQEVKEMKDIVLKEEAKIEQSELPAIPELADSEIYQNMDNHVDQSYQEVAAAIASDAPKEEKVKLSPNKKQEAQLKVTTSPVIKEIEEVTTSVNNQQPESQIKDTDITTSEKGKNNEKSTNNQKK comes from the coding sequence ATGGGAACGAAAAAACGAGTTGCAGGGATTTTTCATTCGGAGCAAGAAGCGATACATGCAATTAAGGGGTTAAAACATCAGGGGTATCGTGAAACAGACATATTAGTAGTAGCAAAGGATAGCACTAATACTTTACAGTTAGGGGCTGAAACGAATGTAATGATAGAAGCTGGAACACCAGCTGTAAGTTCGTTGGCAGGTGTGATGATGGACAGCTTTCTTACCATGATGACAGGTGGAATGATTTCTACTACCCAAGCTGGTGGCCTAACTTCAAAACTTGTTAGAATGGGGATTCAAAACTTTACTGCAAAACAGTGTGAAATGGATGTAAAGGAAGGGAAACTCCTTGTTCTAATTGATGTGGATGAAACTCAAATAATTCCTTCATATACTACTACGGTTAGGGAGTCGCCATACGAGACGGAGGAGCATAGGTCAGTGCAACTTCGTGAAGAGCAACTTAATGTAAGGAAAGAGCGAGTTCAGACTGGGGAAATACAGCTTCGTAAGGAAATTGTAGAAGAACTACGAACTATCCAGGTTCCAGTTATGCGTGAGGAAGTCTACGTAGAACGTCGCCCGGTCATAGACGGTCAGTATGATGGTAGCCCATTGACAGAGAACGAGATCATTCGTATTCCTATTATGGAGGAGCGAGTTGAAATAACCAAGAGGCCTGTAGTTGTGGAAGAAGTCATCATTGGTAAGCGTAAAATTCAAGAGGTTAAAGAGATGAAGGATATTGTTCTAAAGGAAGAAGCAAAAATTGAACAGTCAGAACTTCCCGCGATTCCTGAACTTGCTGACTCTGAAATCTATCAAAACATGGATAATCACGTAGATCAAAGTTACCAAGAAGTTGCTGCCGCAATTGCCTCTGATGCTCCAAAAGAGGAAAAAGTTAAACTTTCACCCAACAAGAAACAAGAAGCTCAACTTAAAGTGACAACTTCTCCTGTTATTAAAGAGATTGAAGAGGTTACAACCTCAGTAAACAATCAGCAACCAGAAAGTCAAATTAAAGACACGGATATTACGACTTCTGAAAAAGGAAAAAACAATGAGAAATCAACAAACAACCAAAAGAAATAA